In a genomic window of Candidatus Binatia bacterium:
- a CDS encoding pyridoxine 5'-phosphate synthase yields TVHLREDRRHIQDDDVRRLRAMRRGELNLEMALTEEMLAIALDLRPERSTLVPERREELTTEGGLDLMRHAPAVRRAAPRLRERSIALSLFLDPEPALAPVARDCGAAMVEIHTGAYANAAGEAALRAELDRIALAARAFHAVGLEVHAGHGITTANVAPLLRAFPFTELSIGHHIVSLAIEVGMRAAVEAMLAAMRA; encoded by the coding sequence CACGGTGCACCTGCGCGAAGACCGCCGCCACATCCAGGACGACGACGTGCGGCGCCTGCGCGCGATGCGACGCGGCGAGCTGAACCTCGAGATGGCGCTGACCGAGGAGATGCTCGCGATCGCGCTCGATCTCCGCCCGGAGCGCTCCACCCTGGTGCCGGAGCGGCGCGAGGAGCTGACGACCGAGGGCGGCCTGGACCTGATGCGCCATGCCCCCGCCGTGCGCCGCGCCGCACCCCGCTTACGTGAGCGCAGCATCGCGCTGAGCCTCTTCCTCGACCCCGAGCCCGCCCTGGCGCCGGTCGCGCGCGACTGCGGTGCCGCGATGGTCGAGATCCACACGGGCGCGTACGCGAATGCGGCGGGAGAGGCGGCGCTCCGCGCCGAGCTCGACCGCATCGCGCTCGCCGCGCGCGCCTTCCACGCCGTCGGACTCGAGGTCCACGCCGGCCACGGCATCACCACCGCCAACGTCGCCCCCCTGCTGCGCGCCTTCCCCTTCACGGAGCTTTCCATCGGGCACCACATCGTCTCGCTCGCGATCGAGGTCGGCATGCGCGCGGCGGTCGAGGCGATGCTCGCCGCGATGAGGGCCTAG